One window from the genome of Carassius carassius chromosome 15, fCarCar2.1, whole genome shotgun sequence encodes:
- the LOC132158450 gene encoding protein Jumonji-like encodes MSRERPKRNIIQKKFDDNDGIPWSEERVVRRVLYLSLKEFKTAQKSKVENGTGIVNGSFANGHLNGSGAKAGLFAGNCKSDRTQNAVQSKDCSHEYSIEGPVRKKPRLQAQRKFAQSHPCSPSATPLKMLEAMPPSPAMFNHLTKRKPKTEDFLTFLCLRGTPALPSNMAYFGTAKDDEDVDEEEDEEEEEYSVSNAPASCQSTPRKSKGPNKCIANGHVFNGQTRAAVKHESSLRARGRNRVHGKEKNSVASARTSTTHNLRPNRAVQEQKQQASKMNGTSGASAVSSRKTRELRSPPTKAVKYPKGHVTYTKARLLKEAKLSLSTHTRHTHSHTHPQHSNSGKAQTSHAKMQKQVLSPATAGRLCGTDTFPPRRNGLRPLKRQLELARDSLTGAEVEVKRVKVQVVPLETQSRKVAQEMPVRSQVAGSQRPKRATAGKLMFTKQMHCKATVLAKNSPTTSTQDILKPANSPKISETPKTSNSLKQGNPSYTTEPLNQAEPKERGRRSSEVTEVPIFYPSTSDFHDPLAYVEFVRGQAEAYGLYRVVPPADWRPECKLKEEMRFVSYVQHVHKLGRRWGPNVQQLACIRRHLRTQGINTEEPPLIGGCELDLARFFQILNEMGGMQQVTDLKTWGRLADLLGIPRSAQDRLAKLQEAYCQYLLSYDSLSPAQRAQLEKEVLAEKESLERRSGPLEGQGDISQHTALLLPRCEPKNGLVNGALHRSRAREHLRELDPTMKTTRPRRLEKKGEDEGVINDHHKCIHRGKSFSLTTFYRAARNTMNMCFSKEPDTAEVEREYWRLVEEKECHVAVHCGRVDTKTHGSGFPVGKSEPFSKHGWNLSVLPNNSGSILRHLGAVPGVTIPWLNIGMVFSTSCWCRDQNSLPYIDYLHTGADCIWYCIPPEEKSKLDKVVHTLLQANGTPGLEMLERNIMISPEVLRRKGVKVYRTVQQSGQFMVCFPGTFVSKVCCGYSVSETVHFANPQWMKLGYEAAKDLKRRRIEEPFSTEKLLYQITTCERDNKKLMNAVSSLIRDLRDAEISQRRDLFEAGLRLSARYGTNCESQADKKKQQRSRFTEDTADRRCQVCQHLCYLSMVVHESDNVVFCLECAIRYIQKRRSPRGLKMMFRYTEEQIDGLVNRVCGRALEKAGVKQKVISPSKTTPAKRSPRNKSSALIPLSSGRS; translated from the exons GATGATAACGATGGGATCCCGTGGTCAGAGGAGAGAGTGGTCCGCCGGGTGCTCTACCTCTCACTTAAAGAGTTTAAGACGGCTCAGAAGAGCAAAGTGGAGAATGGCACTGGAATAGTTAATG GCTCCTTTGCAAATGGTCATTTGAATGGTTCGGGGGCTAAAGCTGGGCTGTTTGCTGGAAACTGTAAGTCAGACCGGACACAAAATGCAGTTCAGAGCAAAGACTGCAGCCATGAGTACTCAATAGAGGGACCTGTCAGAAAGAA GCCAAGACTGCAGGCTCAGAGGAAGTTTGCTCAGTCTCATCCCTGTTCTCCCAGTGCCACCCCGCTGAAAATGCTGGAGGCCATGCCCCCGAGTCCAGCCATGTTCAACCATCTCACAAAACGCAAACCTAAAACCGAAGACTTCCTTACCTTCCTCTGCCTAAGAG GCACTCCTGCGTTGCCCAGCAACATGGCATACTTTGGTACTGCTAAAGATGATGAAGATGtagatgaggaagaggatgaggaagaggaagaatacAGTGTTAGCAATGCCCCTGCTTCCTGCCAGTCCACTCCACGCAAGAGTAAAGGACCCAACAAATGCATCGCCAATGGTCATG TATTTAATGGACAGACACGAGCTGCTGTGAAACACGAGAGCAGTTTAAGGGCCAGAGGAAGAAACAGGGTTCATGGGAAGGAGAAGAATTCTGTAGCATCAGCTAGGACCTCCACTACACACAATCTGCGACCCAACAGGGCTgtacaagaacaaaaacaacAG GCCTCCAAAATGAACGGAACTTCAGGAGCATCCGCTGTCAGTTCTAGGAAGACGAGAGAACTCCGTAGTCCCCCGACCAAAGCTGTGAAATACCCCAAGGGCCACGTGACCTACACCAAAGCCAGACTGCTCAAAGAGGCCAAGCTCagcctgagcacacacacacgccacacccactcacacacacaccctcagcaCTCCAACTCAGGAAAAGCCCAAACCAGCCATGCCAAGATGCAAAAACAGGTGCTATCACCAGCAACTGCTGGGAGGCTGTGTGGGACGGACACTTTCCCACCCAGACGAAATGGACTGAGACCGTTAAAGAGGCAGTTGGAGTTAGCCAGGGATAGTCTGACCGGAGCAGAGGTCGAGGTTAAGAGGGTCAAAGTGCAAGTGGTTCCCTTGGAGACACAGAGTAGGAAAGTAGCTCAGGAGATGCCGGTGAGATCGCAAGTGGCAGGATCGCAGCGGCCCAAACGGGCCACGGCGGGGAAGCTCATGTTCACCAAACAGATGCACTGTAAAGCCACCGTTCTGGCCAAGAACAGCCCCACTACCTCAACTCAAGACATTTTGAAGCCAGCCAACTCCCCCAAAATATCAGAGACCCCCAAAACAAGCAATTCTCTAAAACAAGGCAATCCTTCTTATACGACTGAGCCCCTCAACCAAGCTGAGCCTAAAGAGCGAGGCCGGCGCAGCTCGGAGGTCACGGAGGTTCCCATTTTCTATCCCAGCACAAGCGACTTCCACGATCCGCTGGCTTACGTGGAGTTTGTGCGGGGGCAAGCAGAGGCGTATGGGTTGTATCgggttgttccaccggcggaTTGGCGTCCTGAGTGTAAGCTTAAAGAGGAGATGCGCTTCGTCTCGTACGTGCAGCATGTGCACAAGCTGGGCAGACGCTGGGGCCCCAATGTACAGCAACTGGCCTGCATCAGGAGACACCTGCGGACACAAGGCATTAATACGGAAGAGCCTCCGCTTATAG GGGGCTGTGAGCTGGACCTGGCCAGATTCTTCCAGATCCTCAATGAAATGGGAGGAATGCAGCAGGTGACAGACCTGAAGACTTGGGGCCGTCTTGCTGATCTGCTGGGCATCCCACGCTCAGCTCAAGACCGGCTGGCCAAGCTCCAGGAGGCGTACTGCCAGTACCTGCTCTCCTACGACTCCTTGTCCCCAGCCCAGAGGGCCCAGCTGGAGAAGGAAGTGCTGGCAGAGAAAGAGTCCCTGGAGAGAAGAAGTGGGCCCCTAGAGGGCCAGGGAGACATATCCCAGCATACTGCTCTGCTGCTTCCACGCTGCGAGCCCAAAAATGGGCTGGTGAACGGAGCGTTGCACCGCAGCAGAGCACGTGAGCACCTCAGAGAGCTGGACCCCACGATGAAGACCACACGGCCGAGAAGATTAGAGAAGAAAGGGGAGGATGAAGGGGTGATAAATGATCATCACAAGTGCATACACAGG GGAAAGTCGTTCTCGCTGACGACGTTCTACAGGGCAGCCAGGAACACTATGAACATGTGCTTCAGCAAAGAGCCAGACACTGCTGAAGTTGAG AGGGAGTACTGGAGACTGGTTGAGGAAAAGGAATGCCATGTTGCTGTGCACTGTGGGAGGGTTGACACAAAGACTCATGGGAGTGGATTTCCTGTGGGAAAGTCTGAGCCATTTTCAAA GCATGGATGGAATCTTAGTGTCCTTCCCAATAACTCAGGATCCATCTTACGTCATCTTGGTGCTGTGCCAG GAGTGACCATCCCCTGGCTGAACATAGGCATGGTCTTTTCTACCTCATGCTGGTGTCGGGACCAGAACAGCCTTCCGTATATCGATTACCTACACACTGGTGCTGACTGCATTTG GTACTGTATTCCACCTGAAGAGAAATCAAAACTTGACAAAGTAGTACACACACTGCTACAGGCTAACGGCACTCCAGGGCTGGAGATGCTAGAGAGGAACATTATG ATTTCTCCAGAGGTGCTCCGTCGAAAGGGGGTGAAAGTGTACCGGACTGTGCAACAGAGTGGTCAGTTCATGGTATGTTTCCCAGGAACCTTTGTGTCTAAGGTGTGTTGTGGCTACAGTGTCTCAGAGACAGTGCACTTCGCCAACCCCCAGTGGATGAAGCTGGGCTACGAGGCAGCTAAG GACCTTAAACGGCGTCGTATAGAAGAGCCTTTCTCCACAGAGAAACTGCTCTACCAGATCACCACATGTGAGCGGGACAACAAGAAGCTCATGAATGCAGTCTCCAGTCTCATCAGAGATCTCAG GGATGCAGAGATTAGCCAGCGCAGGGATCTGTTCGAGGCTGGGCTCCGTCTGTCTGCACGCTACGGCACAAACTGCGAGTCTCAAGCAGACAAGAAGAAGCAGCAGCGCTCGAGATTTACAGAAGACACGGCTGACAGGCGCTGCCAAGTGTGTCAGCATCTGTGTTACCTCTCCATG GTTGTTCACGAGAGTGACAATGTGGTTTTCTGTTTGGAATGTGCTATTCGATACATCCAGAAGCGCAGGTCGCCCCGTGGCCTCAAGATGATGTTTCGTTACACTGAG GAGCAGATCGACGGTCTGGTGAATCGAGTGTGTGGCAGAGCACTGGAGAAGGCTGGAGTGAAGCAGAAAGTCATCAGCCCCAGCAAGACCACACCAGCAAAACGAAGCCCCAGAAACAAGAGCTCCGCCCTGATCCCCCTCTCCAGCGGCCGCTCCTAa